In Nitrospiria bacterium, one DNA window encodes the following:
- a CDS encoding NUDIX hydrolase, whose product MFAWIVRFIEHHPELHRVLLSMWRSFPPRLAGFLKGLLARKWVIGAVAVMIDEKTSPPEILLVEHSYRPRGAWGLPGGSLESAPGDPVRGGHEPLPDNVVESALQQEVYEELGIGITVIRLLRIDAIPYVAEEPGPFRLDFYFRCAPRDGFSLLRQGLSSEQIKPRSPEIKQIRFVPLTELKKFDLYSTDFRFLLEDLPRIEPTLTILRNNGI is encoded by the coding sequence ATGTTCGCTTGGATCGTTCGGTTCATTGAGCACCATCCTGAACTTCATCGTGTTTTGTTGAGTATGTGGCGGTCGTTCCCACCCCGGCTGGCCGGTTTCCTGAAAGGATTGCTCGCCAGAAAATGGGTGATCGGTGCCGTAGCCGTCATGATCGATGAGAAAACGTCGCCCCCGGAAATCCTTTTGGTTGAACACAGCTATCGCCCGAGAGGCGCATGGGGACTTCCCGGCGGGTCGCTCGAATCCGCTCCCGGAGACCCTGTCAGAGGCGGCCATGAGCCTTTGCCTGACAATGTGGTCGAGTCCGCCCTTCAGCAGGAAGTATACGAGGAACTCGGGATCGGGATAACGGTGATCCGCCTTCTTAGAATCGATGCGATACCCTATGTTGCAGAAGAACCAGGCCCATTTCGATTGGACTTTTACTTCCGTTGTGCCCCACGTGACGGATTTTCGCTTTTGCGGCAAGGCCTGAGTTCCGAACAGATCAAACCCCGCTCCCCCGAGATCAAACAAATCCGTTTTGTCCCTCTGACCGAACTCAAAAAATTCGACCTGTATTCGACCGATTTCAGA